The genomic window CTTACGTGTTCATGAAGCCGCCGAGCACCACGCTCACGCACCCCGGCGAGCCGATCCTGATCCCCAGGGTCTCGCCCGACCAGATCGACTGGGAGTGCGAGCTCGGCGTCGTCATCGGCCGGCACTGCCGCGGCGTCTCCGAGGCCGACGCGCTCCAGTACGTCGCCGGCTACACCGTGGTCAACGACATCAGCGACCGCGCCTACAAGCCCAACCCCGGCCGCAAGCCCCGCGAGCGGGACAAGTTCTTCGACTGGCTGCACGGCAAGTGGCACGACACGTTTTGCCCGATGGGCCCGTGCATCCTCTCCGCCGACGCCGTGAAAAACCCGCAGGACCTGCCGATCAAGCTGACGGTCAACGGCCAGGTGAAGCAGGAGGCCACGACCGCCGAGATGGTCTTCCCCGTCGCCGCCGTCGTCTCGTTCATCAGCCGCTGGGTGACCCTGGAGCCCGGCGACATCATCGCCACCGGCACCCCCTCCGGCGTCGGCTCCGCCACCGGCACCTTCCTCAAGCCCGGCGACCTCATCCGCGCCACCATCGCCCCGATCGGCACGCTGGAAAGCCCGGTCGAGGCGGAGGACTCGTGAGCGGGTGATAGGCGGCGAGGGCACGGAATCAAATTCCGGGAGTTCCACCATGAAATGGCAAGAACGCATCGGCGTGAGCCCGGACATATGCCACGGCAAGCCGTGCATCAAGGGGACTCGCGTCCTCGTCTCCGTCATCCTGGCGGATGTCGCGGCCGGCGAGCCTTACGAATCGATTACGCGAGGCTATCACATCACCGAAGAGGACATCCAGGCGGCGCTGCTGTTCGCGGCGGACCTTGCCCAGGATCGTTATCTCACGCTGGCTGGGACGACGTGAGATGCTCTTCAAGGTCGACGAGAATCTCCACACGGATATCGCGGAGATGCTCCGAGCGGAGGGGCATGATGCGGTCAGCGTGCACGATCAGGCGTTGAGCGGGCACCCCGACGAGGAGATTGGCGAGGTTTGCCGGCGAGAGGGACGCGTGATCGTGACGCAGGATCTCGATTTCGCGAACATCGTCGCCTATCCGCCGGAAGACTACGCCGGGATCATCGTCTTGCGCCTGCGTGAACCGAGCCGTCGCTCGTCCCTCGCCGCAATGCGAAGGATCCTCCCGCTACTGACGACGGAACCGCTATCCGGTTGCCTGTGGACGGTGGACGACATGGGAATCCGTATCCGACAAGGCGGGCAGCCGTAACGGGCGGATTGTGCTCCCACATCGCCGTAAAGCCCATCGGCATGCTGGCAACGCGATGGTTGCCGGCGATCGGTAATCGACGCCCGCTCGGATACCATTGCCGACGAAAAAACGAACCGACACCAATTTCCCTCTTCCTCGCCTGGCTATCACATCACTGAAGAGGACATCTATGCAAGTGGACCCGGTTATCTTCAACTTTCCGCCCGAGCGGTCGTCAGCCGGCCATCCGTCGAGCAAACGGCATGGTAATCGTTCACGGCCCGGGGAGGAGCGAAGGGGATGTTTCACCGCGAAAGTGGGCGGTGACGGCGTGAGTCACGAAGTCGAGGACGTTGCGGTCCTGCTGACGGCAGGTCTCGATGACGCTCAACAGTGTCTCCACGAACCGGCTCCCGTGCGGGCTCTGCGTCCCGAACGAGAGCTTTCGCCAGATCACCGCATGGCGCAATGAGCGCTCGCCGGCATTGTTCGTCGGTTCGACCCCATCCACGTCCAGGAATGACCAGAGCCAGTCGCGATGATCGTAGAGCTCCCGGCACATGCCCGTCAGGCGCGGATTGCCGCTGAACGCGCCGCGCAGCAGCAAGGCCTCCACTCGATGGCGGACCGGCGCCAGGGCCCGTCCCAATTCGCCGCGGCTGATCGTCCCGTCACGGCACCGCGACCACTGCCGAAACAGTTCCCGGGTCGGCCGCATCAGGTCGTGGCCCAGCCGCCGCACCTGCGGATCGGCATGATCCACCAGCGCCTGGAAGTCCCGCTTCAGATGGGCCCAGCACCACTGAAGCCGGCCACATCGCCAGTACATCTTCGCTCGATCGCAGGTCATCACGCCGGCGAACGCCTCGCCCAGCAGCTCGCTGATCGCCGTGGCGGCGCGACTGCCGCGGAGGGCGAACACCGTGAAGGTCCCGGCCACGAACGTCCAGAGCCATGCCTTCGTCGTGCCTTCCCTGGTCGGCGATTCGTCCCCGTTGAGATGGGGCTGCGATGGCAGGGCGGCCACGAGTCGATCGTACGCGGGCTGCAGCGCCCGGGTCGCGATCCGCTGGTGCTTGACGGTCAACGACGGGCAGCAGGGGATGTTCAGGACCGAGGTCACGAATAGCGACGTGCGGCGCTTGCTCTGCCGGAAGTGGGCCATGAGCGTGGCGACGAAGGCGATCAGCCGCGGCCCCGACTGGCCACGAGGGACGCCCGCGGGGAGTTCGGCACACGTGCCCTCCCCGCAGCGGGGGCAGCTCAGGCGATGCCGCTGATACTCCGTGACGACCGGCTTGATCTCGGGCAGTTCCCAGACTTGATGGCGCAACGGCTCGGGATCGACCCCCGACAGCCTCGTCCCGCAACGGCGACATCCCCCGGGCATGAGGGTGACGACCGCCTGGCAGTCCTCGGTGCGAATCAGGGGGCGCTCATGCTTGCGATGCCCGGGCTGCCCGCCCCTTTTCCGTCTCGACTTCGCCTCGCGGCTCGCGGGCCTGGCATGTGGGTGCTGAGTGCTGGGGGGCAGCGAGGAGTTCTGCGGCGTCTTGCGCAGCGACTCCAATTCGGCTTCCAACCGGGCGATCCGACGATCTTGCTCGGCGATCCTGGCCAACAGGAGCCCGATGATCGCCTGCGCTTCGGGCGATTGACGGGCAATCAGGTCGTCCGTGATTTCCAGCGACATGGATGAGATGTTGCCAGTTTTCCCGGCGGCGCGAACCCCGGTTTCTCAAAACCCCGCCCCGACCTGTGAACGGTTACAACGGCATGGAAGCGGAATGTCGTGAAACGGGTGTCGAGAAAAACTCGGTCCACCTGCTTAGAACGCCTCGAACCTCTACTTATTCGCCCCCTTCCGCCGAGACTTCATGATCTGGATCAGCCTGGCATAACCTGGGTGCTTTCTCAGATTCCCCACCATGAGCGATTCCCAGCTATCGCCGTCGAGCCTACGGATATTGTTGTAACCCTTATCGACGGCCAGCGTCAGAGCATCGATCCCCCGGTCCTCGCACCGCTTGAGAAGGGCCTGACGCTCCGAGGCCGACAACTTGGGCGAGAAGCTCGGCTCCAGGATGGCTAAGCACTCGCCACGAGCTTGGACGAGCTTGATCAGGTCCACGACGTTGTCCGATTCAAGGCTGCACAGGGCGTCGATGGACGCCACCAGCTCAGGCATGTCACCACGGGTCACCATCGTCTTCGCACGATTCCTCAGGATAGGGGCCGCCACGCGAACCGGGAGGGACGTTGCGAAGGAGGAATCATTGGTAGCCCGCTTGGAATTCCTGCTGACCGCGACATCATCCTCCCGCAGAACCTGGACCCGGGGTAACGCCTCCTCGAGCGCCAGGACGCCCGCGTCCGTTACCTTCGAGCCGTCCAAGTCCAGAGTCTTGAGGTTGGCAAGCCCTTTGAGTCGGGCAAGCCCCGCATCCGTGACGCCAAGACAGCCGATGGTGAGATTATTGAGGCGGGTCAGCCCATTCACGTGGACCATCCCGGCGTCGGTCACGGAGGTTCCGTTGAGCCACAGGCTTTCTACGTGTGTCAGCCGAGCTACGAATTCCAGGGTAAGATCGTCGGCCTTTTTCTTGTTGCCTCTGCCGGGGACCAAATTCACATGGACGACGTTGGCAACGTAATCGGGCCCGATCCGACTCGCCAGCCACTTGGGGGCCCTCCACTTTCCCTGATACGAGACGATGTTAGGGTCGTAGTTTCCCCAATCCCAGTCGTAGGAGACAGACCCGCCGGCCTCCTTGATCGCCGCCACCGCCGCCTGCTGGGACCGGACCGCGTTCACGTACCACCCGAGCAATACGGCGACCAAGGCCACCACCACCATCAAAACGAAGACGCTGGGCCGAAAGCGGGGCCTCCGTCGTTCGGCTCGTTCGGTCGTCGCCATCGCAAGCTCCGGGAGGGCGCCAATTGATCCTGGTTTACCGGCAGGATACCAGAAAGGGGGCGGGTCCAGCCTCATCGGGACCCGCCCCTTGGATATTATTCCTTGCTCGTTCGTTATAAAACATCCAAGTGGTTTCACATATGGAAATTAAGGGCCCTCGGGGTCAGGTCCTGTTTAGTCGGCCCTCGGGGTCATAGTCGGCCCTCGGAGTCATCGGCCCTCGGGGTCACATCGGCCCTCGGGGTCAGGTCCTGCATCGGCCCTCGGGGTCACGGCCCTCGGGGTCAGGTCCTGTTTAGGAAGCGGCCCTCGGGGTCACGGCCCTCGCGCGGCCCTCGGGGTCACGGCCCTCGGGGTCACGGCCCTCGGGGTCAGCGGCCCTCGGGGTCAAGCGGCCCTCGGGGTCAGGTCCTGTTTATGGTTTTTCGAGGAAGGGAAGTCCGTCGGTGTCAGAGTCCGTCGGTGTCAGTTCTCTTTGAAGTCCGTTGTGTCCTACGCTTGCACAGGCTGGGGCGGATGCCCGCCACGAGCCGGATAGGTCCCGGCGACCATGACGAGGCCGCGCAAGCCATGCTCCGCTATGCCCGCACACGAGTCCAGAGGCTCCGGACCAGGCGACCCCGCGGGACCTCGCCGCGGCTCGATCGCCTTGACTCGAGGCAGCTCCTGACCTCATTCCAGACGGTCGCCGCCGGGGATGTCGGCACTCTGGTCGCGGACATCAACCAGGCGAACACCGACGGCGGCTCGAGCACGATCACCCTCTCGGCCGGCACCTATGTCTTCGACGACGGGGTCGCGATCGACAACTACTGGTTCGGGCCGAATTACCTGCCCGCCATCGCGTGCGACCTGACCATCCAGGGCGGCGGGGCCACGCTCCTGGGCAACGCCTCCATCCCCGCCCGCTTCTTCTTCGTCTCCGGCGGCCTCGTCTCGGGCGGCCCCGCCGCGGGGACGTTGACGCTCCAGGACCTGACCCTGACTGGGGGCGTGGCCCAGGGCGGCAGCAGCAACATCGGCGGCGGCGCGCTCGGGGCCGGGGGCGCGATCTTCAACATGGGGGTGCTGAACCTCGACGGCGTCTCGCTGCTGAACAACAAGGCGTTGGGCGGCAGCAGCGGGGCGGGGGTGGGCGGTCACGGCTACGGCGGCGCCGGGATGGGGACGAACTCCATCGGCGACAGCGGCGGGGGCGACATGGGCCAGGGCTTCCCGTCGAAGGGCGTCGGCGGCACGGGCGGCGTCGACGGCCAGTCCGGCGGCGGCGGCGGCGGGTTCATGCAGCCGGGGGGGGCGGCCAGCGGGGCCACGGGGGGCAACGGCGGAGGGTCCAGCGGGCTCGGCGGGAACGGCGGGGTCTACCAGGATTCCGGCCTCGAAGGCATGTACGGCTACGGCGGCGACGGCGGCGGGGGGGCCGGCACGGCCCACGCCGGCGGCGACTCGGGCAACAACGCCTTCGGGGGCGGGGCCAACGACCTGGGGGGCGGGGGCGTCGGTGCGGGGGGCGGCGGCCAGGGCGGTGGCGGCGGCTTCGGGGGTGGCGGCGGCGCGAACGGCATGGCCGGCGGCTGGAGCGCCGGGAACGGCGGCTTCGGGGGCGGCGGTGGCGCCGGCGTGGCCCAGGGCGGCCTGCCGGGCGCGGCGGGCGGCCTGGGCGGCTTCGGCGGGGGGGATGGCGGGTCGAACGGCGTCGGCGGCGGCGGGGCCGGCCTGGGCGGCGCGATCTTCAACCTCTACGGGACCGTGAACATGGCCAATTCGGAGACCTCGATCAACGTGGCGCTCGGGGGCACGGGGGCGAGCCCGGGCTCGGGATACGGCGGCGCGATCTTCAACCTGGATGGGACCTTGAACATCAGCCAGAGCCAGCTCGAGGGCGACTCCGGCGCCAACGGCGGCTCCGAGATCTACAACCTGACCTACGGGTACACCCCCTCCGGGGGGGCCGTCGCCGCCGTGGTGAACGTGTCCGGCAGCAACATCCAGGGCTACAACCCCCCCACCCCGAGCCCCTCGCCCACGCCGTCGCAGGCCCAGCTGGATCGCCTCGAGTCGTGGCGAACGAAAGTCAACCGGAGGCTCCATAGGATCCTCGACGGCCTGCGCGTGGGCTCGACCCTGTTGAATGAAGATCGCGCATTGGATAGGAGATTCCATCGGATGCTCGATCGCCTGCGCATGGGGGCGGACGTGGTGAATGAGCGGCGCAGCGGCCCGGCGCTGTTGATCACCGCGGGCGACAACCATGTGGGCCGGTACCGGGCGCTCGGCGGCGCGAGGGCGGCCGGCCCGAGGTTCCTCGCGCGGTCCCTCCGCCTTCTCGGGCGACACCTCGCCGGCACGGCCCCGCGATAGCCCGGGGGGCGATGGGGCCACCCATCTTACGTCCCGGGGCCGGTTGGCAACGCCCCTTCGGTCGGCCCCCTTCGGCCCTCTGGCTTCATCGCCCGATCTGCGCCGCGGGCTTCGTGTTCAACTCCCTGCGGCTCCCGGAGACGGAAGGGATGGCGCTCGAGGAGGTTGAGGCGAAGCTTGAGGCGGGGGGGCGAGGGGCCGGGGCATGGCCGGGTCGACGGGGCGGTTCCGAGGGCGGGTGCCGTCCCGCGACCTCGACTCGCGCTCGCGATTCAACTCCCTGAGGATCGCGGCGCCCAGGTCGGGCTCCGGGGCCTCGGGCGCCTCATGAGAGGTCAGGAAGCCGGAGGAGTCCGGGGACGCGGGGCGGTTCGGCGACGGGGCTGGCGGTGGCGGCTGAGACGGGGCGGGCGGGCTCGGCCGGCGGGCCGGGCTCGGGGGCGAGGCGTAGGCGGCCGAGTGCCAGGGGCCGCGGCCGGCGAGGAGGAGTCCGCCGGCGGTGCAGGCGGAGGCGGCCAGGATCACGCCGGCGACCAACTTGAGCCTGGCCAGCGTGGCCGCCCCCGAGGCGAGATCGGCCAGGGCCGCGACGGAGGCCGGGATGGCCGCGATGTCGCGTGCCCGGCCCGTCGCGAGGTGGAGCGTGGCGCGCACGAGCGAGGCCGGGACCGCGGCCGTCGCCTCGCGGGCCGCGGCGGCGGCCACCGCGCCCGCGGCGGACGCGGGCGCCAGGCCCCGCCGCGTGAGGGCCTCGCGGAGCCGGCGCTTGCCCCGGTCCAGGCGGCTCTTGACCGTGCCGACCGGGAGCTCGAGGAGGCGGGCGGCCTCGTCCTGCTTGAGGCCCCGGAGATGGCAGAGCTCGACGGGGGCCCGGTACTTGCCGGGGAGCCGTGCGAGCTCGTCCGCGATCGCGGTGCGGAGGTCCTCCCGCTCCGCGAGCCGCCGCGGATCCGAGTCGTCCGGCGCCGAGGTCGTGTCCAGGCCCTGTCGCAGGCGGCGGGCCTCGGCCCGGCATCGCGACGCCACGCGGGTCGCGATGCGACGCAGCCAGCCGCCCAGGGAGTCGGCCACCCACAGCGTGCCGGCCTGGCGAGCCAGGACCAGGAACGTGGCCTGGAAGGCGTCCTCCGCGGCGTGGTGGTCGCCCGCCGTCCGCCGGCAGATGCCCCAGACCAGCGGCCCGTGGCGGGCCACCAGCGTGGAGAAGGCCGCCTCGGCCTCGCCGGGGGGCCCGCCCTCGGCGGTGAAGCGCCGGAGGAGCTGGCCGTCGGTCATCCCGCCGGTGGGCCCGGACGCGAACAGGAGCCCCATCTGCCGGGGCGCGGAACCCTTGCTTCCGTGAGCCAAGGCATCGTCCTCGCGATCGTGGTTCGGTCGACTCCTCCTTACTGTTATGCCGTCGACCGGGGAAAAGGTCCGCATTATTCCGCCGCCGGCCCGGTTTTCCCCTCAACGAGGGCCCCGGTCGGGGGCATTCGACCGGAAAAGCAGATACCGCCCGTCGGGCGAGAGGGCGAGGTCGGCGATCATCGGGGCCGCCGACA from Aquisphaera giovannonii includes these protein-coding regions:
- a CDS encoding fumarylacetoacetate hydrolase family protein, translated to MRLCRFSYEDMVLTGFYDDNVVIPIDQAAEAYSRETGVELLLPSTEELLDLLPPDGCSFEQARDLSAWLDGLDVIARDELTVPADEVQLLVPVAEPPKMLFLAGNYAKHVVERGGTTAEREETFPYVFMKPPSTTLTHPGEPILIPRVSPDQIDWECELGVVIGRHCRGVSEADALQYVAGYTVVNDISDRAYKPNPGRKPRERDKFFDWLHGKWHDTFCPMGPCILSADAVKNPQDLPIKLTVNGQVKQEATTAEMVFPVAAVVSFISRWVTLEPGDIIATGTPSGVGSATGTFLKPGDLIRATIAPIGTLESPVEAEDS
- a CDS encoding DUF433 domain-containing protein, which gives rise to MKWQERIGVSPDICHGKPCIKGTRVLVSVILADVAAGEPYESITRGYHITEEDIQAALLFAADLAQDRYLTLAGTT
- a CDS encoding DUF5615 family PIN-like protein, translated to MLFKVDENLHTDIAEMLRAEGHDAVSVHDQALSGHPDEEIGEVCRREGRVIVTQDLDFANIVAYPPEDYAGIIVLRLREPSRRSSLAAMRRILPLLTTEPLSGCLWTVDDMGIRIRQGGQP
- the tnpC gene encoding IS66 family transposase, translated to MSLEITDDLIARQSPEAQAIIGLLLARIAEQDRRIARLEAELESLRKTPQNSSLPPSTQHPHARPASREAKSRRKRGGQPGHRKHERPLIRTEDCQAVVTLMPGGCRRCGTRLSGVDPEPLRHQVWELPEIKPVVTEYQRHRLSCPRCGEGTCAELPAGVPRGQSGPRLIAFVATLMAHFRQSKRRTSLFVTSVLNIPCCPSLTVKHQRIATRALQPAYDRLVAALPSQPHLNGDESPTREGTTKAWLWTFVAGTFTVFALRGSRAATAISELLGEAFAGVMTCDRAKMYWRCGRLQWCWAHLKRDFQALVDHADPQVRRLGHDLMRPTRELFRQWSRCRDGTISRGELGRALAPVRHRVEALLLRGAFSGNPRLTGMCRELYDHRDWLWSFLDVDGVEPTNNAGERSLRHAVIWRKLSFGTQSPHGSRFVETLLSVIETCRQQDRNVLDFVTHAVTAHFRGETSPSLLPGP
- a CDS encoding RNA polymerase sigma factor, giving the protein MAHGSKGSAPRQMGLLFASGPTGGMTDGQLLRRFTAEGGPPGEAEAAFSTLVARHGPLVWGICRRTAGDHHAAEDAFQATFLVLARQAGTLWVADSLGGWLRRIATRVASRCRAEARRLRQGLDTTSAPDDSDPRRLAEREDLRTAIADELARLPGKYRAPVELCHLRGLKQDEAARLLELPVGTVKSRLDRGKRRLREALTRRGLAPASAAGAVAAAAAREATAAVPASLVRATLHLATGRARDIAAIPASVAALADLASGAATLARLKLVAGVILAASACTAGGLLLAGRGPWHSAAYASPPSPARRPSPPAPSQPPPPAPSPNRPASPDSSGFLTSHEAPEAPEPDLGAAILRELNRERESRSRDGTRPRNRPVDPAMPRPLAPPPQASPQPPRAPSLPSPGAAGS